In Helianthus annuus cultivar XRQ/B chromosome 9, HanXRQr2.0-SUNRISE, whole genome shotgun sequence, the following are encoded in one genomic region:
- the LOC110874709 gene encoding uncharacterized protein LOC110874709, producing the protein MFNPITSVFRGVGHVVGSIFGGSIDFLAGKSCNSVCGPTWDVACYIEHFCIEHLLKFFCVSFLLYMVLLLLYFLYKLKIFHCFFKTSFKMVGAVLSTIFACWEYGCSVLCGMLMAVHEKRKMYKRDIELANMNSISYEEDQDEDSDSDSNEEASFSYHREHYRRRRRSWSGDNRNDSFRRSLKARSHRVHVGVDSARSTKRKHIKDDDVRVIRTSSFARKGPSHKRSRHHRKTRSM; encoded by the exons ATGTTTAATCCAATCACTTCGGTATTTAGGGGAGTGGGACATGTAGTCGGAAGCATATTTGGTGGTTCAATTGATTTTCTTGCTGGCAAGTCCTGCAA CTCTGTGTGCGGTCCAACATGGGATGTGGCATGTTACATCGAACATTTCTGCATCGAACATCTTCTGAAATTTTTCTGTGTTTCATTCTTGCTCTACATGG TTTTGCTATTGTTGTATTTCTTATACAAATTGAAGATATTTCACTGCTTTTTCAAGACAAGTTTCAAGATGGTCGGGGCTGTTTTATCAACAATTTTCGCTTGCTGGGAGTATGGATGCAGTGTACTGTGTGGTATGTTGATGGCTGTTCATGAAAAGCGAAAAATGTACAAGAGAGATATTGAACTGGCAAACATGAATAGTATAAGCTATGAGGAAGACCAAGACGAAGACTCAGATTCAGACTCAAACGAGGAGGCGAGTTTTTCTTACCATAGAGAACATTACAGGAGGAGACGGAGATCGTGGTCAGGAGACAACAGAAACGACTCTTTCAGACGATCGTTAAAGGCTAGATCCCACCGGGTGCATGTAGGTGTTGATTCGGCTCGTTCCACAAAGAGAAAACATATTAAGGATGATGATGTTCGGGTTATTAGAACGTCAAGCTTTGCGAGGAAGGGGCCAAGTCACAAGAGATCAAGACATCACAGAAAGACACGATCCATGTaa
- the LOC110878802 gene encoding nitrate regulatory gene2 protein, giving the protein MGCRPSKVDDLPLVIRCRERKRLIKSAADYRYDLSSSHLAYFHSLKDIGYALSRFVDEQLVIPSPPLSASPVLTLPSDGKSKGKNNGSLSSGSVSHIHIIDDEGSESESDSDLDGHGHVHYGDNPPPFSNTNPPHEYNNMDLNEPAVVNRGPQPSATNWGHPYEINGGPMPYQQTWGEPYGVNPSAFQYQPYWGPNQPSWGQGEGDPYNVVNPSASQFQPPWGGYQENFDSYNGYGGNSYSNSNSNHYVSYMKKSAPASHTVIHQEEARGFQETSGWVDPPHYGPYGSGYGYGFSYGGGAPPPQEPKKPKSPPPPPPPAATVSDYFSFFDAYDNEHHGYGYGYGYGYESMGSSPDSNEVREREGIPDLEEETETESHIEEVVKKKTFSRKRNLDEQKEDFEDSSWTEPSTSTDDSSRRMPPVKSKRTAKAAHVESTSNSVPFENKEGAHSVNTEVDKHSSETIVSQSMEEGPEGKKGVHFDMDEGSNQELESSIISSLTTLSPHGSRDLHEVVNEIKDEFEVAFGYGKEVALMLEAGKLPYQSKFAVLKVILSKILYPLAPSLASSDHPVQSVTQNSRVTKLAGSYNVDPVQDVRPVNLSSTLEKLYVWEKKLYKEVKGEERLRVIYEKMCKRLNELDAKGAESSKIDATQASIRRLMTKLNVSVKAIDAISCEIHKVRDQELQPQVSELIYGLIRMWQAIVKCHRKQFEAIMESRSRTLRANTSLERDSSLRTTLELEAGLVTWAQHFNNWINAQKSYVDSLNGWLQQCIDHKPEVTIDGEIPYSPGRIGAPPIFIICNDWHREIKNVSQERVSKAMRNFALNLRQLLERQDDMQRLMLKKEYLAKDFARRRQNHGPDKTNGSMVPSEDRVSLDYKEAMKLVGNGGSSSLQGGVIPIFKALESFTCDALKAHEQVRLV; this is encoded by the exons ATGGGCTGCAGACCTTCCAAAGTGGATGATCTTCCATTGGTGATacgttgtagagagagaaagagattgatTAAGTCTGCTGCGGATTACCGGTATGATCTGTCTTCTTCACATCTGGCTTACTTTCATTCTTTGAAAGATATTGGTTATGCACTTTCTAGATTTGTTGATGAACAGCTTGTCATCCCTTCACCGCCTTTATCCGCTTCGCCTGTGCTTACATTGCCCTCTGATGGTAAGAGTAAGGGTAAGAATAACGGGTCATTGTCTTCGGGTTCGGTTTCGCATATTCATATAATTGATGATGAGGGTTCTGAATCTGAATCGGATTCGGATTTAGATGGGCATGGGCATGTACATTATGGTGATAATCCACCGCCATTTTCGAATACTAATCCGCCACATGAGTATAACAACATGGATTTGAATGAGCCTGCTGTGGTTAACAGAGGGCCACAGCCTTCTGCAACCAATTGGGGTCATCCGTATGAGATTAACGGAGGACCGATGCCGTATCAGCAGACATGGGGTGAGCCTTATGGTGTGAACCCGTCTGCATTTCAATATCAACCTTATTGGGGTCCAAACCAACCTAGTTGGGGTCAGGGTGAGGGTGATCCGTATAATGTCGTGAACCCATCTGCATCACAGTTTCAACCTCCTTGGGGGGGATATCAAGAGAATTTCGATTCTTACAATGGGTATGGTGGGAACTCgtattcgaattcgaattcaaaTCACTACGTTTCTTATATGAAAAAATCCGCCCCGGCTAGCCACACGGTGATTCACCAAGAGGAAGCAAGGGGGTTTCAAGAAACAAGTGGATGGGTTGATCCACCGCATTATGGTCCGTATGGAAGTGGATACGGGTATGGGTTTTCTTATGGCGGGGGAGCACCGCCTCCCCAAGAACCGAAGAAACCGAAAAGTCCTCCCCCGCCTCCTCCTCCTGCGGCCACAGTATCTGATTATTTTAGCTTTTTTGATGCTTATGATAATGAACACCACGGGTATGGATATGGGTATGGGTATGGGTATGAATCGATGGGTAGTAGTCCAGATTCTAATGAAGTGAGAGAGAGGGAGGGAATTCCTGATTTGGAAGAAGAAACCGAAACAGAGTCTCACATCGAAGAGGTTGTAAAGAAGAAGACATTTAGTAGAAAGAGAAATCTAGATGAACAAAAAGAAGATTTTGAAGATAGTTCATGGACGGAACCTTCTACTAGCACCGACGACAGTTCTAGAAGAATGCCACCAGTAAAAAGTAAACGCACTGCAAAGGCAGCACACGTCGAATCCACTTCAAATTCAGTACCATTTGAAAATAAGGAAGGAGCGCATTCGGTTAACACCGAAGTAGATAAACATAGCTCGGAGACGATCGTTTCACAAAGCATGGAGGAAGGCCCTGAGGGTAAAAAGGGGGTACATTTTGATATGGACGAGGGGTCTAATCAAGAGTTAGAATCCTCAATTATTAGTAGCTTGACAACATTATCTCCTCATGGTTCTCGGGATCTGCATGAAGTAGTTAATGAAATTAAAGACGAATTTGAGGTCGCTTTTGGTTATGGAAAAGAGGTCGCCTTAATGCTCGAGGCCGGGAAGTTGCCTTATCAATCAAAGTTTGCAGTTCTTAAGG TGATCTTATCGAAGATTCTCTATCCATTGGCACCGTCTTTGGCATCTTCAGATCATCCAGTACAATCCGTAACACAAAATTCTCGAGTAACAAAATTAGCAGGATCCTATAATGTGGATCCAGTTCAGGATGTTAGGCCCGTTAATCTTTCTTCCACTTTGGAGAAGCTGTATGTATGGGAGAAGAAATTATACAAGGAAGTAAAG GGTGAAGAGAGGCTAAGGGTGATTTATGAGAAAATGTGCAAGAGATTGAATGAGTTGGATGCAAAAGGAGCCGAGTCTAGTAAGATTGATGCTACACAGGCTTCTATAAGAAGATTAATGACTAAACTTAATGTATCTGTTAAAGCTATTGATGCCATATCTTGTGAGATACACAAGGTGAGGGACCAAGAACTGCAGCCGCAAGTCAGTGAGTTGATCTATGG ACTAATAAGAATGTGGCAAGCGATTGTAAAATGTCACCGAAAGCAATTTGAAGCCATCATGGAAAGCAGAAGTCGTACTTTAAGGGCAAACACAAGTCTTGAAAGAGATTCAAGCCTGAGAACCACTCTTGAGCTTGAAGCAGGACTTGTAACATGGGCTCAACATTTTAATAACTGGATTAACGCTCAGAAATCGTACGTTGATTCCTTAAATGGGTGGCTACAACAATGCATTGATCACAAACCAGAAGTCACCATCGATGGTGAGATTCCTTACTCCCCGGGTCGTATAGGAGCTCCACCGATTTTTATAATATGCAACGATTGGCACCGTGAAATTAAAAACGTTTCTCAAGAACGAGTCTCGAAAGCCATGCGTAATTTTGCTTTAAATTTGAGGCAACTGCTGGAGAGACAAGATGATATGCAGAGGCTAATGCTGAAGAAAGAGTATCTTGCAAAGGATTTCGCGAGAAGAAGACAAAATCATGGGCCTGATAAAACAAACGGGTCAATGGTTCCTTCTGAAGACCGAGTGAGTCTGGATTATAAAGAGGCTATGAAGTTAGTTGGGAATGGTGGTTCAAGTAGTTTACAAGGTGGTGTAATTCCTATTTTTAAGGCTTTAGAGAGTTTTACTTGTGATGCTTTAAAAGCTCATGAGCAGGTAAGATTGGTATAA
- the LOC110878800 gene encoding BTB/POZ domain-containing protein At5g03250 → MGENSDGGTSRVTPTLVVTRSGDVFGNILCTSGLPGDVTIEIGETSFHLHKFPLISRSGLLTRLIGDFSNEDEHVCIVHLDEIPGGSKYGIRLFKKNEGLLLAEK, encoded by the exons ATGGGGGAGAATAGTGATGGTGGTACATCTAGGGTTACCCCGACACTCGTGGTGACCAGATCTGGCGACGTCTTCGGCAACATCCTT TGTACAAGTGGACTTCCGGGTGATGTCACTATTGAGATCGGAGAAACGTCGTTTCACCTCCATAAG TTTCCTTTAATCTCAAGAAGCGGGCTATTAACAAGACTTATTGGCGATTTCTCAAATGAAGACGAGCACGTATGCATTGTGCATCTTGACGAGATACCGGGTGGATCGAAATACGGGATTcgactatttaaaaaaaat GAAGGGTTGTTGTTGGCAGAGAAATAA
- the LOC110878799 gene encoding receptor homology region, transmembrane domain- and RING domain-containing protein 2 has protein sequence MLNHWIFSCFFCFTASCVFANVLLLGNNLTLSFEDIEANFAPPVKGSGECGTLFLAEPLDACAPLTNKLIKESETQPFVLIVRGVCSFEDKVRRAQVAGFKAAIIYNNDDSDLVAMAGTGTGIKIHAVFVSKSSGLKLSTYAGTSDMEVWIIPSFVNSAWSIMAISFISLLAMSAVLATCFFVRRHRIRRGRPQAPRVREFHGMSSRLVKAMPSLIFTAVLEDNCTSATCAICLEDYNVGDKLRILPCRHKFHTICVDAWLTSWRTFCPVCKRDARTANGEPPASERTPLLSSNPGSMASLSSAYSSSYASSSQAIQIGQSQTSRTNIHSVSSTPYSRHQSPSPYVTPSRSSLDVRNIASSSHRSRASYLRSSNSLGYPSLSPLNTRHLSSYYPSPGNASSSYIWSSSQQPHPLRHSDSVASFSPYASAHSLPEC, from the exons ATGTTGAATCATTGGATCTTCTCCTGCTTTTTCTGTTTCACTGCTTCATGTGTGTTTGCTAATGTTCTTTTGTTGGGGAATAATCTTACTTTGTCTTTTGAGGATATAGAAGCTAACTTTG CTCCACCGGTGAAAGGGTCTGGGGAATGTGGAACACTGTTTCTAGCGGAGCCGTTGGATGCGTGTGCCCCGTTGACTAATAAGTTGATCAAAGAAAGCGAAACACAGCCGTTTGTGTTAATAGTTAGAGGTGTATGTAGCTTTGAGGATAAAGTTCGAAGAGCGCAGGTTGCAGGATTCAAGGCGGCGATTATTTATAATAATGATGATAGTGATCTGGTTGCAA TGGCAGGGACTGGAACGGGTATAAAGATACATGCAGTATTTGTTTCAAAATCATCAGGCTTAAAACTCAGCACGTATGCGGGTACAAGCGATATGGAAGTATGGATTATTCCAAGCTTTGTGAACTCAGCATGGTCAATCATGGCAATATCTTTTATTTCGTTGCTGGCTATGTCAGCTGTGCTGGCAACCTGTTTCTTTGTGCGTAGGCATCGGATAAGACGAGGCCGCCCTCAAGCTCCTCGTGTTCGCGAATTCCACGGGATGAGTAGCCGCTTAGTCAAAGCTATGCCCAGCCTAATATTTACCGCTGTTTTAGAAGATAATTGCACTTCAGCTACTTGTGCTATCTGTCTTGAAGATTATAATGTTGGGGATAAACTTAGAATTCTTCCATGCAGACACA AATTTCATACGATTTGCGTGGACGCGTGGCTGACTTCGTGGAGAACATTTTGCCCCGTTTGCAAGCGCGATGCAAGGACGGCCAACGGTGAGCCACCAGCCTCAGAACGCACACCGTTACTTTCATCGAATCCAGGTTCCATGGCTTCATTATCTTCTGCATATTCATCCTCATACGCGTCATCATCACAAGCAATACAAATAGGTCAAAGTCAAACATCACGTACTAACATTCATTCCGTCTCAAGCACTCCTTACAGCCGTCACCAATCCCCTTCCCCTTATGTTACTCCTTCAAGAAGCTCATTAGACGTTAGAAACATTGCATCATCTTCACATAGATCCCGGGCCTCTTATTTGAGATCATCAAACTCGTTGGGGTACCCTTCTTTATCGCCTCTAAATACACGACACCTGTCATCATATTATCCCAGTCCAGGAAACGCATCATCGAGTTATATATGGTCGTCTAGTCAGCAGCCGCACCCTTTGCGCCATAGTGATTCCGTTGCTAGCTTTTCTCCCTATGCCTCGGCTCATTCCCTTCCAGAATGTTAG